The following nucleotide sequence is from Acyrthosiphon pisum isolate AL4f chromosome A2, pea_aphid_22Mar2018_4r6ur, whole genome shotgun sequence.
AGGCTTTGGTATGATATATGAACACTTAAGACCTCCTTCAACCCAACGATTTTGTTTTTGAGAATTAGAACTACAActttgtaactaaaaataagaaaacaaaaagttcaaattattacttaaatttactgaaaaacataataatttaataccattgAATCGTGAGATGAGCTAGAAAGATCATATTGTAATAACGCAGATgtttctctaaaaaaaaaaattatatgataataattaattatataaagtaggtaatcattgatatagcaatataatacattttcattttttttattgaaatttatttaaccCTAGATCacacgcatttaaaatattcatgagAATACACGCACACGGTCTTTTTAGTTACACACAGTATGGCGAAAATCATAGTCAACTAGCAATAATGTCACCAGtctcaatgaaaatattataactatcaatttcgtttatcgagcagcaattattagaaacacaatttaaaaataactcataATTGATTTTTTGCGATCACGCACACGGTGTTTTTGACCGTAATGTCTGGTAATGAACTTTGAACACTTCTATATGACTTACATCAGATCGTATACAGTTGGGAGTTGTAACTAATTTTAGTTTAACACCTAATTAGAAGCTACCTAGGTTGgattagatttatattttgtatttttgaagcaataaaccaaattttaaaagcccGGTCTTTTTGACCGTGAAGCGTGTGCTCTAGGGTTAAATAAGTAAACATTTCATATCGCAATCAGTAAAATGTGTTACAAGTGTTAACTGGTAAGGCTAAAATGTGAAGATTttgaattgaaattttatatgaatttatatacagttgaaataaaaatcaaacattacTTCTTATAGGTATGGTCTAAACCAatcttattaatatgttttttaacttCTATTATTCTCAACTGTAATTTTGATCTAGTTTGTTCAATGGATTCAAGTTCAGGTGCATAGCAAACATGTAAAATACCACCAAAGAAATTTTTTGTGTCCATTTGTTTTTTtgcaaatctaaaatattaacacgttaaaattctatataaatatataatatacgataaattTGAGCTACAATTTTAATAGACCTGGCAGATTGTATCTGGATAAATATCACATGAAAACTATGAGTAAATTCTTCTTGGTCTTCAAATTGCACTTGTcgaatacgtaatatattaccGTAACGCTTACATAATTTTTCCACTTCATCGTGTAAATTGATAGATGGCACACCTCTGATCAACAAATGCTGCGACTCATCATTCACAGTGTAAACCTTGTTATTATAGTCAAATTCAAGTTTaaggaatttatttatttaaatgtttatttttttttataaatagtaaatacactgAATACAGTAcagtttttcataaaattcagAAAAGCTCTGAATCTTCTTGaatttatacaataggtacaatagaaacattttattaaaatctactGTAATCGTTCATACGCAAACAAAATTGGAACAGACTACAACATAagaattatctataaatattgacCAATTTAATCAAGGATACGTGGTTTTCGGTATGACATCAATCTTAGTACCTTAATTGCTGTAAGTTTTCGTCCTTGTCTATACTTTGGCCTATTTTCGCAGTAATTTAACATGTTGTGATGAGGATATGACTTTAAAATTGAGACTTCTATATTCTGTTTAGACAttgtagaaattaaattaattaattaaaatttgaaaataaaatccaaaatttCAGACAAATGAACAGACAATTACGTCATAGTTAAACCATGACCACAACAAGACTATAAGAATTAAAAGTACACAttttagcaataaaaaaaaaaactaaaatttaattcaaaaaaataaaaaatgtattatattgtaataactgtTGTCAAGTGAGCCAAACAAGATTCAGATATCGGAAATCagaatgaattaattaatgaGCTATCCGTGATAGTCCATGGAGGACGGAGGTAAAATATTGTTCTGTGGTGATGGGTTATTACCATTAGCAGCTTAACGGCCAATCACGTGATACCAGTATACCACATGCGCTGTTCTCGCGGGAAACACTGGTAGTACACCGCAGATAAACAAATAACCTTAAAACATTCAGTATTTTCAAACCTGACATGTTTGAACTTCCATCTCAAAACTCATTTACGAACGGCAACGGGTAACGGTCGCTCCGGTATCATGCAGAGGCTTGTTTCGAACAATCGGCGAATTGAGTGACCAGTCCCTCGTCCCTGTGAGTGTCTGCCTAAACATCTATCACCATTCTACAGACGACGTTATGAACACGGGACTAGGCACTGCATTGAACtgaaacataatttaacaaatttgcCTGCAACGAACAACACTGTAGTAAATATGGCCGACTCAACATTTAATGGTTTGTATATAcacattaacattaatatttaactcaagattttttaaattttatttatcgaATTTTATAGATGCAGTTACAAAACTAAATACACCATTTGATGTGTTCAAATTGGACTGTAGAAATATGATATCAAATGCCGAAGCATTTAAATTGCGTGAGGCGTTACTAACaatgacgtttaaaaaaaaatcgtgtgaTCTTTATTCATTCTCTCAGTCGTCAGATTTCATTCGTTCCACAAGACTTAAGAAACCTAAGGAAGTCGAACAGTTTTTAAGtttgctaaaaataataaaaaacaaaatagctacttacttaaaaaaaaactttaataatatgattagtgTATCTTGTTCTAAATATGATCGCGGAGGtaattttttctgttttgattttatgtatGTAAAACCTCTAATTGTATTGTCTGTATATTTAGATTACTTACTTTGCCATGATGATCGTGTCGACGATAGGTCTGTggcattcatatattatttgaattatgatTGGCTTCCTGAATGGGGTGGCACATTAGATGTTTATTCGGTTGATGACACTTATTCTGCCACAGACATCGTAGGAAATATTAACCCAGATTTcaattcaatgatttttttcccagttgaaaaatatagttATCACCAGGTATGTCATTAAGTTTTTATTCCAATTAAGACGATGTCAGTGAAATATTGATTTTCTCTCTCAGACCCATACGCAACATCAACATAAAATCACcttttacaacaattatactggataatattttttagtgtttgacaatttatcaattttatattttattatttgacccaaaatataaaatgaaaaatttggaaacttaaattgttttgagacaatatttagataaatcgaTGTCACACcctccaaaatattattctctatgaTTTTTGAAATGAGTGAATTTACTCTATACTGCAAAACTGAGAATACGCTCTTCAGCACCACGCATTGAAATGAACGCGCTCTGCTGTATCGAGGTATAATTTCTCTCACCAAGTGGACTGACTGGGCAGGTATGAAAAGTTTTGGTTGCCACCCAGTAGTGTTCTATCATTGATCGGACTataagattactcaaaaataaatgtattttgtctattttgCACGGGCCAGAGAAAGAAAACTAACAGTGCGCTGACATcttcataactattataacaatcTAACTTATTTCTTATTCCATAGGTGGCTGAAAATATATCTACCTTTCCTCGTATTTCTATTAACGGTTGGTTTCACAGTGATGAACTATCTTGGATAATGTGTGACCAGCCAGTCAAGATTCACACTCCAATTTATACACCACATTCAGTTTCTAATGCAAGGGTAATTATANNNNNNNNNNNNNNNNNNNNNNNNNNNNNNNNNNNNNNNNNNNNNNNNNNNNNNNNNNNNNNNNNNNNNNNNNNNNNNNNNNNNNNNNNNNNNNNNNNNNAACTTcttaaagtatactattgtatatctatgatagtaccacggtttgttgttgatgtataacgcgttacctgatggatattg
It contains:
- the LOC100570614 gene encoding RNA-binding protein 48, which gives rise to MSKQNIEVSILKSYPHHNMLNYCENRPKYRQGRKLTAIKVYTVNDESQHLLIRGVPSINLHDEVEKLCKRYGNILRIRQVQFEDQEEFTHSFHVIFIQIQSARFAKKQMDTKNFFGGILHVCYAPELESIEQTRSKLQLRIIEVKKHINKIGLDHTYKKETSALLQYDLSSSSHDSMLQSCSSNSQKQNRWVEGGLKCSYIIPKPNPLNTKKETIKKKSNVKDLTPLDSNTLKFVPRQLRAPYPESKTKKPNRIIFH